A segment of the Chlorogloeopsis sp. ULAP01 genome:
TGGGTACAGGATTGGGACATTATCCCCGTCTAGGCTTTCTCATGCTGGGCTTATTTTCCATATTACTTGCGAGGCTAGCCATTAGCTTTGCTCAAAATCTCTGGGTAGGGTAGAGGAAATACTTGTCATAAGAATAGGGGCGATGAGGCTAAAAGTTAGGGGCTAAACATATTTTGTAGATAGAGTAATTTAAATATGTGAATCAAATATTAAAATTACTTCAATAAGAATTTTAAACTATGTATATAGTGTTACTTTTAAAGTAGTGCTCAAGTGCTTGAATAAAATGACAACCCAATTATTACTTGTTATATATTGAGCTTATTTGTTGAGCATGAAGCAATATCAAAACTTAAGTACAAACACTTAGGCTGTTTGTCTTAAAATTGAATATAAATTATGTACAAGACAATAGTTGACTTGAGCTTAAAAGTTTTCTTTGGGACTAGTGGTAATTTCAACTAGTCTGTATATACTCAAACAAATCGGCATAAAACTTAGTACATAAAGTGCTACCTCATTAACAGTGCTTTATAGTATAAATCGAGAGGGGTAAATGCGCATAGTGAATGACTTTAGTCCTCAAATATTTAAGCATTAAAGTACTCACTACAAACAAAACCTATTAAAACTTTTACAATCAACAACTAATCTTGTAAAACAAAGTGATAAATGGAGTTACTTTGAGTAATTTGCTCAAGAGTGTGTGACGTAGTTAACGTTTGAGTATTTCTGAAGAAACTATTTTCACAGATTAGCGTCTAGCTGCTTTAGGCAAACTTAGTTGTAAAAGTCAGCTAGAAACTTAACATTTTTTTCCAGGTAGCGATCTGGTTACGCAGTAGAATATAATTTGTTAGATTAGGAGACTTATATTTCATAATTGGAAAGCATCGCAATCATCACCATAAATATTTAATTTGTGCATCTATAATCTAACTAACTTTTACTAATAGTTCTCTTTCCAAGCAAGATAATTTGGACTGCTACTAACGCTGTCACTTTTATCTTTTTGATAGTCAGGTTTCTGTGAATCTGTATTGTAATTTACGAGATTAACAGAAGTAATTTGTATTTATGTCTAAATAATATCTGAATAAATCTTTTCAAAAACTGTGCTGGTAATTATTGTCAACAAAGTGACTAATGCTTCAATATGCCAAGGAGCTATGGTGTGGAAAACAATAAGTCGTTTATCTGGCCGCAGGGAATATTACTTGCACTTATAGCCTTAAGTGGCAGCTTGAGCCTTGGCTTAATTGTGCCTATGAGTCTAAAAAGTTTTAATGTTGAAACAACCAATGCAATAGATTTTAAGGATGTAGAAATCAAAGGAGGAACTCAAGCGCGGCTCAATCAATTCAAGTTGGCAATGCTGACAAGTTGGCAACAACAAGCAAGAGTAAAAGGCTTATCCTATAATATACCAGCACGCTTCCAAGGAGTGATAGTTAACCGAGTAAAACTTGCTCCAAATCAAAAAGTAATCGCTCTTACCTTTGATGATGGCCCGTGGCCTGAGTACACTGCAAAAATACTAAATATACTCAGAGAAAATAATATTAAGTCCACGTTTTTTGTTGTTGGGCAAATGCTAAAGACTTATCCCGAATTAGGCAAACAAATTGTGGCAGAAGGGCATGTAATTGGTAACCACACTTGGCATCACTGGTATCACTTCTTTAACCAACAAGCTGCTGCTTTTGAAATTGATCGGACATCGGACTTAATTTATGAATTAACAGGAGCAAGAACAAATCTGTTTCGGCCGCCTGGTGGAATACTGCATAATGGCTTGGCTGCTTATGCTAGAGGTAAAAAGTATACAGTAGTAATGTGGTCAGCTGACTCGGTAGACTACAGAAGCCCTTCTGCGTCTGTTTTGACTAATAGAGTGCTAAAACAGGGATCTCCTGGTGGTATTGTGCTAATGCATGATGGTGGTGGTAATCGTTCCCATACTGTAGCAGCCTTGCCACAAATTATTAGTAAATTTAAGCAGCAAGGCTATAGGTTTGTTACTATTCCAGAGCTGTTTGAATTGCAGGAACAAGACGAAAAGATGATTGCAAATACTAACAAGTAGTAAGAAATTATTTAGCAGTTACTAATTCACTAGTGTCTAATTTTATGTTTTTGAGTTATTAAAACTTTTGCACTCATTTTATTGTCTAATAAATCAACTACAGATGGACACAGATAAACATAGATAAAATCTGTGTCCATCTATGGTTGTCATTAACCTAGAGTTTATACCGATTCAAAAAAACGTTTGCAACACATTCTGATCTATAGAAGTGCCATGGCATATCTCTACAATGTCTCTTTGTCGCATTCTTTTTTCAAATTGGTATTAGTTTTTGCAAGAGACTTATTACAAAAATCTAACTGAGAAGATACAATGCAAAATCCAGAATAAAACACTTCTGGATTTTGCATTTTCCCTCACAACTAAACAGGACTTAATTGCTTTTCTTGGTGAGAATTAGCTTCAGGACTATCGGCTTCAGAAGGTGGAACCATTTGCCAGAACTTGGGTAAGAACTCTTGCCAATTTTCCAGAATCATCTTCGCTTTCGCCGAGCCAGTTCGCTGTGCATGGGCTGCAATTAAATCTTTTAGTTGCTTTTCGCCGGCACCTGTAACGACTCGCTGAATCGTGACAATTTCCCGGTTAACTAAATCAGAGAAATTACCATCTTCATCTAAAAAGTAACCAATTCCACCAGTCATACCAGCGCCTACATTGCGTCCAACTTTGCCGAGAACGACAACTACACCACCAGTCATGTACTCACAGCAATGATCGCCTGCTCCTTCAATTACTGCTGTACCTTTAGAGTTACGCACGGCAAAGCGTTCTCCGGCTAAACCGTTGGCAAATAACACACCACCAGTTGCACCATACAGGCAGGTATTGCCAATAATTACATTTTGTGCTGGATCGTAGGTGGCATCCACAGGTGGCTTAATAATGATTTCACCACCATTCATACCCTTACCTACGTAATCGTTTGCTTCTCCTTCTAAGGTAAGAATCATGCTAGGCAGGTTGAAAGCTCCGAAGCTTTGTCCGACACTACCTTTGAAGTTGAGGTTAATTTG
Coding sequences within it:
- a CDS encoding polysaccharide deacetylase family protein; its protein translation is MENNKSFIWPQGILLALIALSGSLSLGLIVPMSLKSFNVETTNAIDFKDVEIKGGTQARLNQFKLAMLTSWQQQARVKGLSYNIPARFQGVIVNRVKLAPNQKVIALTFDDGPWPEYTAKILNILRENNIKSTFFVVGQMLKTYPELGKQIVAEGHVIGNHTWHHWYHFFNQQAAAFEIDRTSDLIYELTGARTNLFRPPGGILHNGLAAYARGKKYTVVMWSADSVDYRSPSASVLTNRVLKQGSPGGIVLMHDGGGNRSHTVAALPQIISKFKQQGYRFVTIPELFELQEQDEKMIANTNK